A portion of the Pedobacter cryoconitis genome contains these proteins:
- a CDS encoding porin family protein, whose product MKKIFILAIGLFVATAASAQDRIKFGVKAGLNLSDIIKGDGNNNFDTKVKTGFNAGVTVEIPLIAGLAFTPEVLYSQKGYKLTSSLGEFRQTTSFIDVPILASFRLGSSFNIVAGPQVSFLLSTKNKFENGFGTVEQTNVERDSDRFKKSLVGGLIGFRYDVNDKFDIHGRYALDFQKNNENGTSSTPEFRNQVFSVGVGIKF is encoded by the coding sequence ATGAAAAAGATCTTTATTTTGGCTATTGGCCTTTTTGTAGCTACAGCAGCAAGTGCACAGGATAGGATTAAATTTGGTGTTAAAGCCGGTTTAAATCTATCAGACATTATCAAAGGCGATGGTAACAACAACTTCGATACCAAAGTAAAAACAGGTTTCAATGCTGGGGTTACTGTCGAAATTCCATTAATCGCGGGATTAGCTTTCACACCGGAAGTTCTTTACTCACAAAAGGGTTACAAATTAACTTCTTCACTTGGAGAGTTCAGACAAACAACAAGCTTTATTGATGTGCCTATTCTAGCTAGTTTCAGACTGGGAAGCAGTTTTAATATTGTTGCTGGTCCACAGGTTTCCTTTTTATTATCTACTAAGAACAAGTTTGAGAACGGATTTGGAACTGTAGAACAAACTAATGTAGAGAGAGATTCAGACAGATTCAAGAAAAGTCTGGTTGGTGGTCTGATCGGTTTCAGATATGATGTCAATGATAAATTTGATATTCATGGACGTTACGCGCTGGATTTCCAGAAAAATAATGAAAATGGGACTTCTTCTACTCCAGAATTCAGGAATCAGGTATTCTCTGTAGGTGTAGGTATTAAGTTTTAA
- a CDS encoding glycoside hydrolase family 3 protein: protein MIQKKFPLFIVLLFFIFSAQAQKKSYIQSLDEPNHWVDSVLHKLKKRHKIAQLFFVRAHTNKGQAFEDSVGHVIKRERIGGLVFFQGGPGRQAILTNKYQALAHTPLLIASDGEWGLGMRLDSTIAYPYQMALGAIQDKELIYKMGMEVAKDYKRIGMQMNFSPDVDINNNPKNPIINYRSFGEDKYNVALKAGAYLKGMQDGGLLVTLKHFPGHGDTDVDSHYDLPQLNFTKARLDSLEIYPFKELIREGAAGIMIAHMNIPSLDNTPNLPSTLSKPIVTDLLKGELGFRGLIVTDAMEMKGVVKHFKDGEADVMGVIAGNDILELSENSKRAVKLVRQAVRDGKISMERIDESVRKILIAKYWSGVYKRDTVNTHQVAAEVNRAESFALLQQLADASMTILNGDGGIKSLDLAKRTAIISIGTPEVTVFQRESGKLYQNCMFFNLDKTANANTVAGVMKQLAAFDQVIIGIHDTRLRPGNGMELSGDLKMLIRDMATRNTVFALFANPYNLAGLPGIENAKSLVVGYQKEDYMQKAAAEVIGNVKVATGKLPVTVNNFFKFNAGL, encoded by the coding sequence ATGATTCAAAAAAAGTTCCCCTTATTTATTGTGTTGTTATTCTTTATCTTTTCTGCTCAGGCACAAAAGAAATCATATATCCAAAGTCTTGATGAGCCTAACCATTGGGTAGATTCTGTGCTGCATAAATTAAAAAAGCGGCATAAGATTGCGCAATTGTTTTTTGTAAGAGCGCATACCAATAAAGGGCAAGCCTTTGAAGATTCTGTTGGACATGTAATCAAAAGGGAACGTATCGGTGGATTGGTTTTCTTTCAGGGAGGTCCCGGCAGACAAGCTATTTTAACCAATAAGTACCAGGCATTGGCACACACCCCTTTATTAATCGCTTCTGATGGAGAGTGGGGATTGGGAATGCGCCTGGATAGTACAATCGCTTATCCTTATCAAATGGCACTGGGAGCTATACAAGATAAAGAGCTGATTTATAAAATGGGGATGGAAGTCGCTAAAGATTATAAAAGAATAGGAATGCAGATGAATTTTTCACCTGATGTTGATATTAATAACAACCCTAAGAACCCGATTATCAATTACCGTTCTTTTGGAGAAGACAAATATAATGTAGCATTGAAAGCTGGTGCTTATCTTAAAGGAATGCAGGACGGCGGATTATTGGTGACTTTAAAACACTTTCCAGGCCACGGAGATACGGATGTAGATTCACATTACGACCTTCCTCAGCTTAATTTTACTAAAGCGCGTTTGGATAGTCTGGAAATATATCCTTTCAAGGAGTTAATCCGGGAAGGCGCTGCGGGTATAATGATTGCACATATGAATATTCCTTCGCTGGATAATACGCCAAACCTTCCTTCTACCTTGTCAAAGCCTATTGTGACTGATCTTTTGAAGGGTGAACTTGGTTTCCGCGGATTGATCGTTACTGATGCGATGGAGATGAAAGGGGTAGTGAAGCATTTTAAAGATGGTGAAGCAGATGTAATGGGAGTGATTGCCGGAAATGATATTCTGGAACTTTCTGAGAATAGCAAGAGAGCAGTTAAATTAGTACGCCAGGCAGTAAGAGATGGAAAGATCAGTATGGAAAGGATTGACGAAAGTGTCCGGAAGATCTTAATTGCTAAATACTGGTCAGGAGTATATAAAAGAGATACTGTGAATACACATCAAGTTGCTGCTGAAGTTAACAGAGCAGAGAGCTTTGCTTTATTGCAACAACTCGCTGATGCGTCTATGACTATTTTGAATGGTGACGGCGGAATAAAGTCACTGGATTTAGCAAAAAGAACTGCTATTATCAGTATTGGTACACCTGAGGTAACTGTATTTCAGCGGGAGTCGGGGAAATTATATCAAAACTGTATGTTCTTCAATTTAGATAAAACAGCAAATGCAAATACAGTTGCAGGTGTTATGAAGCAATTAGCCGCTTTTGATCAGGTGATTATTGGAATTCATGATACCAGGCTGCGTCCGGGGAATGGGATGGAATTAAGTGGCGATTTGAAAATGCTGATCAGAGATATGGCAACCAGGAATACAGTATTCGCATTATTTGCTAATCCATATAACCTGGCTGGTTTACCAGGAATAGAAAATGCGAAGTCTTTAGTAGTAGGATATCAGAAAGAAGATTATATGCAGAAAGCTGCGGCTGAAGTTATTGGTAATGTAAAGGTCGCTACTGGTAAATTACCGGTAACGGTTAATAATTTCTTCAAGTTCAATGCTGGATTATAA
- the hmpA gene encoding NO-inducible flavohemoprotein → MMTDEQKKLITATVPILKENGVLLTTHFYKRMFTHNPELKNIFNMGNQQSGKQQTALAMAVLAYAENIANPMVLLPVVDRIGHKHTSLDIRPEHYIIVGNHLIESIKEVLGDPATPAIIDAWGVAYQQLAELMSGHEAKLYEQQTSKTYGWTGWRPFILGKKEAESAEITSFYLYPGDGGKVTPHLPGQYLSIRTFLKSLNLKQARQYSISSAPNEDYYRISVKREKGVNLDTNGLISNYLHDAVNEGDVLDLTAPAGNFVLTENTTAPIVLISGGVGLTPLMSMLQSLIAKDHENPITWIHGCRNKSVHAFKDHLDYITTTKSNVKQHTFYNVITPEDKENGILEGYLDINTIPELPKDPDTNYFICGPSAFITRQYQDLQAKGIDKKLIFFEEFGPQVLQMN, encoded by the coding sequence ATGATGACTGACGAACAAAAAAAACTGATTACAGCAACAGTACCAATTTTAAAAGAGAACGGTGTTTTATTGACCACACATTTCTACAAACGAATGTTTACGCATAATCCAGAGCTTAAGAACATTTTTAACATGGGAAATCAGCAGAGTGGGAAACAACAGACTGCACTGGCTATGGCTGTACTTGCTTATGCAGAGAATATAGCGAACCCGATGGTGCTGTTACCTGTAGTAGACCGTATCGGGCATAAACATACCAGCCTGGATATCCGTCCTGAACATTATATAATTGTGGGCAATCACCTGATCGAATCTATCAAAGAAGTATTAGGTGATCCAGCCACCCCGGCAATTATCGATGCATGGGGAGTTGCTTATCAGCAGTTAGCGGAACTGATGTCGGGTCATGAAGCTAAACTTTATGAACAACAAACGTCAAAAACTTATGGATGGACAGGCTGGAGACCATTTATCCTCGGCAAAAAAGAAGCAGAATCAGCAGAGATCACTTCTTTTTACCTTTACCCGGGTGATGGCGGAAAAGTAACACCTCACCTACCAGGCCAGTACTTAAGTATCCGCACTTTTCTTAAATCCCTGAATTTAAAACAAGCACGCCAGTACAGCATTTCAAGTGCTCCAAATGAGGATTATTACCGCATCTCTGTGAAAAGAGAAAAAGGTGTGAATCTGGATACGAATGGATTAATTAGTAATTATTTACATGATGCTGTAAATGAAGGAGATGTATTAGATCTGACTGCTCCTGCTGGTAATTTTGTCTTAACAGAAAATACAACTGCGCCAATCGTACTGATTAGCGGAGGGGTTGGCCTGACGCCATTGATGAGTATGTTGCAAAGCCTGATAGCTAAAGATCATGAAAATCCAATTACCTGGATACATGGTTGCAGAAACAAATCGGTTCATGCGTTTAAAGATCATCTTGACTATATCACGACTACAAAAAGTAATGTAAAGCAGCATACTTTTTACAATGTAATTACTCCGGAAGATAAAGAGAATGGCATATTAGAAGGTTACCTGGATATCAATACTATTCCGGAATTACCTAAGGACCCAGATACCAATTATTTTATATGCGGCCCATCGGCTTTCATCACCAGACAATATCAGGATCTTCAGGCAAAAGGTATTGATAAGAAATTAATCTTTTTTGAAGAATTCGGGCCTCAGGTACTCCAGATGAACTAG
- a CDS encoding RrF2 family transcriptional regulator, translating to MGIFSKTCEYAIRSVFFIAHRTAGHSGRVGIKEIALGIDSPEPFLAKILQDLSRRGIVQSTKGPNGGFYLDSASLERPLSDIVAAVDGNDIFYGCGLGLKQCSEINPCPLHNEFKDIRNKIHLMLHETKIGEFNEELMSGMLSLKK from the coding sequence ATGGGAATATTTTCAAAAACTTGCGAGTATGCAATCAGATCAGTTTTCTTTATTGCACACAGAACAGCCGGACACAGCGGCAGGGTAGGCATTAAAGAAATTGCATTGGGGATAGATTCACCTGAACCTTTCCTGGCAAAAATCTTACAGGATTTAAGCCGCAGAGGGATCGTGCAGTCTACGAAAGGTCCAAATGGGGGGTTTTATCTCGATAGTGCTTCTTTAGAGAGGCCCTTGAGTGATATTGTCGCTGCTGTAGATGGAAACGACATCTTTTATGGTTGCGGCCTGGGATTGAAACAATGCTCTGAAATAAATCCATGCCCATTACACAATGAGTTCAAGGATATCCGGAACAAGATTCACCTGATGCTGCATGAAACAAAAATAGGAGAGTTCAATGAGGAGCTCATGAGTGGAATGCTCTCCCTGAAGAAATAA
- a CDS encoding thioredoxin family protein produces the protein MKKLSLILLATLAISTATFAQTSKTKASKEEVKIYNPAADAKADITAAVAKAKAEKKHVFIQVGGNWCSWCIAFHHLVDNTPALKSYLNAHYETVLVNYSKENKNEAIMASLGYPGRFGYPVFVILDGDGEILHIQNSGYLEEGKGHSVKKVTEFLEGWTYEALDPATYATKDAAQ, from the coding sequence ATGAAGAAACTATCACTGATTCTGTTAGCCACACTGGCAATTTCAACTGCAACATTTGCACAAACCTCCAAAACTAAAGCATCAAAAGAAGAAGTAAAAATATATAATCCTGCGGCTGATGCCAAAGCTGATATTACTGCTGCTGTTGCCAAGGCTAAAGCGGAAAAAAAACATGTGTTTATTCAGGTTGGAGGAAACTGGTGTTCCTGGTGTATCGCTTTTCACCATTTGGTGGATAACACACCTGCTTTGAAAAGCTATCTCAACGCTCATTATGAGACTGTGCTGGTAAACTATAGTAAAGAAAATAAAAACGAAGCGATTATGGCTAGTTTAGGTTATCCAGGACGTTTTGGCTATCCTGTTTTTGTAATCCTTGATGGTGATGGTGAAATACTGCATATCCAGAATTCAGGTTACCTGGAAGAAGGAAAAGGACATAGTGTTAAAAAAGTAACTGAGTTTCTTGAGGGATGGACTTACGAAGCTCTGGATCCCGCAACCTATGCCACAAAAGACGCTGCGCAATAA
- a CDS encoding UvrD-helicase domain-containing protein, translated as MPQPLKILQASAGSGKTFSLTAHYLTLLLSGETKYREILAVTFTNKATEEMKTRIMEVLKGFATGDDEVEDYRILVLQAHPDLDAATLQEKSARIYKRILHDYSRFSVSTIDGFVQKVIRGFAFELGLDSGYKLEMNFDKVKNELADKLDEQLDVNPELLQWIIDLALDRISNNISWNYRTELTDLAGEIFKERYQPFDNAIQALVQHTDMNVLFGDYHKETKKQIALFEETIKQLSLKALSIFENSGISPDLLKGKSRSPLNNLKKIADEDFDKVESLSKLIDEPEEWFKPGSDTSLYDTLNPVIRDLYQTYTNGLPDYILAQAFNKNLYYLRLMQEMAILLKTYREESGSLLISDAQNLLKGITGEDDDNPAFIWEKTGSRYRHFLFDEFQDTSANQWGNFRPLLKNAMAEANGKLIDHLIVGDVKQSIYRWRNGDWNILHQEAKKDIGSTYVTDSSLEENYRSTKNIINFNNILFKALPILMQKNINTTVEAQTTNLTLNEWWEEKGFSHIITDVYAEAEQKLTPRTADGGTIDFNVLRTDENDAPLNKTSFKTAALRKMVETLKRLLIEEKRYQAGDTCVLVRSNSEAIAVVDILMENNINVISGEALLIENNTAVKILIDTLMVMAGMPSNTALYKANCISLYAQLQQRTLDPASLFNLKSKQLEELTGILPADLCMHWRSWMQQPLPELLEKLISAYGLNETAYANHLPYLFALRDLAGNVGRQGEKGITSFLKYWKEEGSRKTLPSSDRTDAVQVITIHKSKGLAFKVVMIPFCNWDINGKINTIFWVPAANTPYHQLQSIPLKYTSSLGASAVAIPYYEELLYNNMDALNMLYVATTRTKEYLYMSCLGKKSESVSTIGDLLIRIFEDQLSPEGQFLLEEEVIKKGSGKASVHLSPEIIDLKEYPLSGRLSEVFNSDLRKKEIDMLLNDSAGREGSILHEVLARAAAIQDIDEVLGQMLTEGFFKEKEVAGFRKQAIIVLEHEALQNLLLNSTQSVSEKSIIDITGKSYRPDKVLFTETEVIVIDYKFTKKQSRNHVRQVHGYRDLLQEMGYPKVSAYLFYATIGELILV; from the coding sequence ATGCCTCAACCACTTAAAATATTACAAGCATCTGCAGGCTCAGGTAAAACATTCAGCCTTACGGCACACTACCTAACACTCTTACTATCTGGGGAAACCAAGTACAGGGAGATTCTTGCGGTGACCTTTACCAATAAGGCAACTGAAGAGATGAAAACCCGTATTATGGAGGTGTTAAAAGGCTTTGCTACGGGCGATGATGAGGTTGAAGATTATAGAATCCTCGTTTTGCAGGCGCATCCTGATTTAGATGCAGCTACTTTACAAGAAAAATCAGCCCGGATTTATAAGCGGATACTTCACGATTACAGTCGTTTTTCAGTCAGTACAATTGATGGTTTCGTACAAAAAGTTATCCGTGGTTTTGCCTTTGAGTTAGGACTCGACTCTGGTTATAAACTGGAGATGAACTTTGACAAGGTCAAAAACGAACTGGCAGATAAACTGGATGAACAATTAGATGTCAATCCTGAATTATTGCAATGGATCATTGATCTCGCCTTAGACCGGATCAGCAATAATATCAGCTGGAATTACAGGACCGAATTAACAGACCTTGCCGGGGAAATATTTAAGGAACGTTATCAGCCATTTGACAATGCAATCCAGGCGCTGGTGCAGCATACAGATATGAATGTGCTGTTTGGAGATTACCATAAAGAAACCAAAAAACAGATCGCGCTATTTGAAGAGACCATTAAACAACTCTCTTTAAAAGCACTCAGTATTTTTGAAAATTCAGGAATTAGTCCGGATTTGTTGAAAGGAAAGTCAAGATCCCCGTTAAATAACCTGAAGAAAATTGCAGATGAAGACTTTGATAAAGTAGAAAGTCTAAGCAAGCTCATTGACGAACCCGAAGAATGGTTTAAACCAGGAAGCGATACCTCACTATATGACACACTGAATCCGGTAATCCGCGATTTATATCAGACTTATACCAATGGATTGCCTGACTATATCTTAGCACAGGCTTTCAATAAAAATTTATATTACCTGCGGCTGATGCAGGAAATGGCTATCCTGTTAAAAACTTACCGGGAAGAAAGTGGTAGTTTACTCATCAGTGATGCACAAAACCTGCTGAAAGGGATTACGGGTGAAGATGATGATAACCCCGCATTTATCTGGGAAAAGACAGGCAGCCGTTACCGTCACTTCTTATTTGACGAATTTCAGGATACTTCAGCCAATCAATGGGGTAACTTCAGGCCGCTATTGAAAAATGCGATGGCAGAAGCAAATGGGAAACTTATTGATCATTTGATCGTAGGGGATGTAAAACAATCTATTTACCGGTGGCGAAATGGCGATTGGAATATTCTTCACCAGGAAGCTAAAAAAGATATCGGGAGTACTTATGTCACAGATTCCAGCCTGGAAGAGAATTACAGGAGTACCAAAAACATTATTAATTTCAATAATATCCTGTTCAAGGCACTGCCAATCCTGATGCAGAAAAACATCAATACGACAGTAGAAGCACAAACAACTAATCTGACACTCAATGAATGGTGGGAAGAGAAAGGCTTCAGCCATATTATTACCGATGTTTATGCAGAAGCAGAACAAAAACTTACCCCAAGAACAGCAGATGGGGGGACTATCGATTTTAATGTTTTAAGAACAGATGAAAATGATGCCCCATTAAATAAAACAAGCTTTAAGACAGCGGCGCTTCGTAAAATGGTCGAAACGCTCAAACGTCTTTTAATAGAAGAAAAACGTTACCAGGCGGGAGATACCTGTGTATTGGTACGTTCTAATTCAGAAGCGATTGCAGTAGTAGATATATTGATGGAAAACAACATCAATGTAATTTCTGGAGAAGCATTGCTTATTGAGAACAATACGGCAGTAAAAATATTAATTGATACTTTAATGGTGATGGCAGGAATGCCTTCCAATACCGCTTTATACAAAGCTAACTGTATCAGTTTATATGCACAGCTCCAACAACGTACCCTTGACCCTGCTTCTTTATTTAATCTGAAAAGTAAACAGCTGGAAGAATTAACCGGAATATTGCCTGCTGATTTATGTATGCACTGGCGCAGCTGGATGCAGCAACCACTACCCGAATTACTCGAAAAACTGATTTCTGCTTATGGATTAAATGAAACAGCCTATGCAAACCATCTGCCGTATCTGTTTGCTTTGAGAGATTTGGCAGGGAATGTTGGCCGTCAGGGAGAAAAAGGGATTACTTCATTCTTGAAATACTGGAAAGAAGAAGGGAGCAGGAAAACCCTGCCTTCTTCCGACCGTACTGATGCAGTACAGGTGATTACAATCCATAAATCAAAAGGGCTCGCATTTAAAGTGGTGATGATTCCTTTTTGTAACTGGGATATCAATGGCAAGATCAATACGATATTTTGGGTGCCAGCTGCAAATACCCCCTACCATCAGCTGCAAAGTATCCCGCTCAAATATACTTCGTCTTTAGGGGCATCGGCCGTTGCCATTCCTTATTATGAAGAATTACTTTATAACAATATGGATGCTTTAAATATGCTTTATGTAGCCACAACGCGTACAAAAGAATATTTATATATGAGCTGTCTGGGTAAGAAATCAGAGAGTGTCAGTACCATCGGTGACCTGTTAATCCGGATCTTTGAAGATCAGCTGTCTCCAGAAGGACAATTTCTTTTAGAAGAAGAGGTTATTAAAAAGGGATCGGGAAAAGCATCAGTGCACCTGAGCCCGGAGATTATTGATTTGAAAGAATACCCACTGTCAGGAAGGCTCAGTGAAGTTTTTAACAGTGACCTGAGAAAGAAAGAGATTGATATGCTATTAAATGACAGTGCTGGCAGGGAAGGCAGTATTTTACATGAAGTGCTCGCCCGCGCTGCAGCTATCCAGGATATTGATGAAGTTTTAGGACAAATGCTGACTGAAGGCTTTTTTAAAGAAAAAGAAGTTGCAGGCTTCAGAAAGCAAGCTATAATTGTTTTAGAACATGAAGCGCTTCAAAATCTGTTGCTGAACAGTACACAAAGTGTTAGTGAAAAGAGTATTATTGATATTACGGGCAAAAGTTACCGTCCGGATAAAGTCTTGTTTACGGAAACAGAAGTGATCGTGATTGACTATAAATTCACTAAAAAACAAAGCCGTAATCATGTGAGGCAAGTACATGGCTATCGCGACCTTTTACAAGAAATGGGTTATCCGAAAGTAAGTGCCTATTTATTTTATGCCACGATTGGCGAATTGATTTTAGTATAA
- a CDS encoding PD-(D/E)XK nuclease family protein — protein sequence MKAFLKEVAEDLVDRLGNTLHNAAVIFNNKRPVPYLQHHLADTIGKPFWSPSFYTIQEFFALSTDLLIADGFTQFFTLHQQYNELLKAEGAKEINPDVFYPIARIILSDFAQIDNDLVNADQLFEELEDIAVIEKDFQHLTLEQQQFLEQFWTSFSTGKQKNHQEQFIRMWRRMPKLYRGFHEALALKGLTSMAHVYRKLANGTADKPGFIDDFAKGKLVFAGFNALSNAEAVIFKRWNEAEKALFYFDTDTYYMEDDTQEAGLFLRKNIQRLGLPNALGQSRPLIKAVQKEVKVYKTQGQTAQAKILQLELEEDYPILDAADNAGKIALILADESLLLPVLQTIPTHYDAEGKRTAVDLNVTMGYPLLATSIFGLADIWLSVQSQLAGGKKDTVNHREVEAFLSHPLIGIPQETRNTLQLEILAKQLIEVDIPLLQRSGALAQLFFTKRNTAASAIVNLQEVFKAVLTQQVEEKTLKQTEVDLFIATIKELNRLHDTLAEFAARLPLPFVLSLIQKAVQGIAVPLSGEPLEGVQVMGLLESRSLDFDHVYILGVNEGILPQVSASPSFIPDSIRRAYGLPVIENQDAISAYMFYRLLQRSRKISLVYNGQADDNTTGEPSRFLRQLEFESGYSFKYYDQSQSVTTEHPVTVQIKKEGDVLKRLTLYLDQQDPSVRISATAITTYMNCPVQFFYKYIAKIEEPKELSENLEANYIGSMLHFVLEKFYEELKAESPYITKERIVAHRKNLPRLTELAFVKVMYDDEKQVLSANGMQQVVLAIVTEYANVILDHDEKEAPFSIIGLESKDEIYFKIHVAGVERQVTLHGIIDRVDQKNGVTRVVDYKTGRDELQYSSLEEIFDAETDKQNKALIQTLFYTYVYEQSRGITDMEPNLYLIRKMRKEGTLFNFSEGRGKKLQLQAEYLVDLKKDFSRLLREKLEELFDPEIPFIHTTLADNCTYCPYLSLCGK from the coding sequence ATGAAAGCATTTTTAAAAGAAGTTGCAGAAGATTTAGTGGACAGGTTAGGCAATACGCTGCACAATGCTGCCGTAATCTTTAACAATAAAAGGCCTGTACCTTATCTGCAGCATCATTTGGCAGATACTATTGGTAAACCTTTCTGGAGTCCGTCATTTTATACCATACAGGAGTTTTTTGCCTTATCTACAGATTTACTGATCGCAGATGGCTTTACACAGTTTTTTACGTTGCATCAGCAATACAATGAACTCCTGAAAGCAGAAGGAGCGAAAGAAATCAATCCGGATGTCTTTTATCCTATCGCAAGAATTATATTAAGCGATTTTGCCCAAATAGACAATGACCTGGTTAATGCAGATCAATTATTTGAGGAATTAGAAGATATCGCAGTCATTGAAAAAGACTTTCAGCACCTCACCCTAGAACAACAACAATTTCTAGAGCAATTCTGGACTTCATTTTCTACTGGAAAGCAGAAAAATCACCAGGAGCAATTTATCAGGATGTGGCGAAGGATGCCTAAATTATACCGGGGCTTTCATGAGGCTTTGGCTTTAAAAGGGCTCACTTCGATGGCACATGTATACCGGAAGCTAGCAAATGGTACGGCAGATAAACCAGGCTTTATTGATGATTTTGCCAAGGGTAAATTGGTCTTTGCCGGGTTCAACGCCTTAAGCAATGCTGAAGCCGTAATTTTTAAACGGTGGAATGAAGCTGAGAAAGCACTCTTCTATTTTGACACAGATACTTATTATATGGAGGATGATACGCAGGAAGCGGGATTATTCCTTCGTAAAAATATTCAAAGACTGGGCTTGCCTAATGCGCTTGGTCAAAGCAGGCCTTTGATCAAGGCAGTGCAGAAGGAAGTTAAAGTTTATAAAACACAAGGCCAGACTGCACAGGCAAAGATTTTGCAACTGGAGCTGGAAGAAGATTATCCAATACTGGACGCTGCAGATAATGCGGGCAAAATAGCCTTAATCCTTGCGGATGAAAGTTTATTATTACCTGTTCTGCAGACTATCCCAACACATTATGACGCAGAAGGGAAACGTACCGCGGTAGACCTGAACGTAACGATGGGGTATCCGCTATTGGCGACCTCTATTTTTGGATTGGCAGATATATGGCTTTCTGTACAATCTCAGCTGGCAGGTGGAAAAAAAGATACCGTTAACCATAGAGAGGTAGAAGCTTTTTTATCGCATCCGCTGATTGGTATTCCACAAGAAACAAGAAATACTTTACAACTTGAAATTTTAGCCAAACAGTTAATCGAAGTTGATATTCCCTTATTGCAGCGTTCCGGAGCATTAGCCCAGCTGTTTTTTACCAAAAGAAATACTGCGGCTTCGGCTATCGTAAATCTTCAGGAGGTTTTTAAAGCCGTTTTAACACAGCAGGTAGAAGAAAAGACCTTAAAGCAAACAGAGGTAGATTTATTTATCGCCACGATCAAAGAATTGAACCGTTTGCATGATACCCTGGCAGAGTTTGCTGCGCGATTACCTTTACCATTCGTTTTATCCCTGATTCAAAAAGCAGTACAGGGAATTGCGGTTCCTTTAAGTGGAGAACCTTTAGAAGGCGTACAAGTGATGGGTTTACTGGAAAGCAGAAGCCTGGATTTTGATCATGTCTATATATTAGGTGTAAATGAGGGGATTTTACCACAAGTAAGCGCATCTCCAAGCTTTATTCCTGATAGTATCAGAAGAGCTTACGGGCTGCCGGTTATTGAGAATCAGGATGCAATCTCGGCCTATATGTTTTACAGGCTGCTGCAACGTTCAAGAAAAATAAGCCTGGTTTACAATGGTCAGGCAGATGACAATACAACAGGAGAGCCCAGCAGGTTTCTACGTCAGCTGGAGTTTGAAAGTGGCTATAGCTTCAAATACTACGACCAGTCACAATCCGTAACGACAGAACACCCTGTTACAGTTCAGATTAAAAAAGAAGGTGACGTTCTGAAACGTTTAACACTTTATCTGGACCAGCAAGATCCTTCAGTAAGGATTTCGGCCACAGCGATCACCACTTATATGAATTGTCCGGTACAGTTCTTTTATAAATATATTGCTAAAATAGAGGAGCCGAAAGAACTTTCAGAGAACCTGGAAGCGAATTATATTGGTTCTATGCTCCACTTTGTGCTGGAGAAATTCTACGAAGAACTGAAAGCAGAAAGTCCTTATATCACGAAAGAGCGGATTGTTGCCCATCGCAAAAACCTGCCACGCTTAACTGAACTGGCTTTTGTGAAAGTGATGTACGATGATGAAAAACAGGTGTTGTCGGCAAATGGGATGCAGCAAGTGGTATTGGCTATTGTGACTGAATATGCGAATGTAATTCTTGACCATGATGAAAAAGAAGCTCCGTTTTCTATTATTGGGCTGGAGAGTAAGGATGAGATCTATTTCAAAATCCATGTAGCAGGTGTAGAAAGGCAGGTTACCTTACATGGGATTATTGATAGAGTGGATCAGAAAAATGGAGTAACACGGGTGGTTGATTATAAAACCGGACGTGATGAACTTCAATATAGTTCACTGGAAGAGATTTTTGATGCGGAAACTGACAAGCAGAATAAGGCATTAATCCAAACTCTTTTTTATACTTATGTTTATGAACAGTCCAGAGGGATAACGGATATGGAACCTAACTTATACCTGATCCGCAAGATGCGAAAAGAAGGTACATTGTTTAACTTTTCTGAAGGAAGAGGTAAAAAGTTGCAGTTACAGGCCGAATATTTAGTGGACCTGAAAAAAGATTTTAGCCGTTTACTACGGGAGAAACTAGAGGAATTATTTGACCCGGAAATCCCTTTTATACATACTACACTAGCCGATAATTGTACATATTGTCCTTATTTGTCCCTTTGTGGTAAGTAG